Proteins encoded in a region of the Lathamus discolor isolate bLatDis1 chromosome Z, bLatDis1.hap1, whole genome shotgun sequence genome:
- the LOC136004790 gene encoding carbohydrate sulfotransferase 5-like, whose protein sequence is MARIRIPSTIVIIFVAVQTGFLLFMYARYSSFMTKPEEKPSQVHILILSSWRSGSSFVGQLFSQHPSVFYLMEPAWHVWVTMYQNSAKVLHMAVRDLVRSVFLCDMSVFDAYMPWKRNLSDLFQWAVSRALCSSPACDSFQRTDITSEMACKTLCGRYPFSKVEEACKTYSHVVIKEVRFFDLKVLYPLLTDPSLNLKIIHLVRDPRAVVKSREQSVKALARDNGIVLSTNGTKVEDSKYKVMQEICRSHVQIYETATLKPPHFLKDRYLMIRFEDLVRDPLSEISEMYKFADLSLTPVLKSWIHNITHGEGPGKKKEAFKITSRDAVSVSQAWRNSLSFQKIKKIQEVCRGAINMLGYQLVDSEKEQKDLSLDLVLPRRQNQFSWSSFNPGH, encoded by the coding sequence ATGGCAAGGATTCGGATTCCTAGCACAATTGTTATAATTTTTGTTGCGGTTCAGACTGGATTCTTACTCTTCATGTATGCCCGGTATAGTAGCTTCATGACTAAGCCTGAGGAGAAACCATCTCAAGTCCATATCCTCATTCTCTCTTCTTGGCGATCAGGATCTTCTTTTGTCGGTCAACTTTTCAGCCAGCACCCCAGTGTCTTCTACCTGATGGAGCCTGCATGGCACGTGTGGGTTACAATGTACCAGAACAGTGCCAAGGTCTTGCATATGGCAGTGCGGGACCTTGTCAGGTCGGTTTTTCTGTGTGACATGTCTGTGTTTGATGCTTACATGCCTTGGAAAAGAAACTTATCTGATCTTTTCCAGTGGGCAGTGAGTCGTGCTCTGTGTTCATCTCCTGCCTGTGACTCCTTTCAGCGTACTGACATAACCAGTGAAATGGCATGCAAGACTCTTTGTGGACGGTACCCATTCAGCAAGGTGGAGGAAGCCTGTAAAACCTACAGTCATGTTGTCATCAAGGAGGTTCGGTTCTTTGACTTGAAAGTCCTCTATCCCCTTCTCACTGATCCATCCctgaacctcaagatcattcacTTGGTCCGTGACCCCAGGGCAGTCGTCAAGTCACGGGAACAATCGGTCAAAGCATTAGCCCGTGACAATGGCATCGTTTTGAGCACCAATGGCACCAAAGTGGAAGACAGCAAATACAAAGTAATGCAAGAGATCTGTAGAAGTCATGTTCAGATTTATGAAACGGCTACTCTAAAACCACCCCATTTCCTTAAAGATCGCTATTTAATGATCCGTTTTGAAGACCTGGTAAGGGATCCGTTATCAGAAATCTCAGAAATGTATAAATTTGCTGATCTTAGTTTGACCCCCGTGCTCAAAAGCTGGATCCATAATATCACACATGGAGAGGgaccaggaaagaaaaaagaagccttCAAAATCACATCTCGAGATGCAGTTAGTGTTTCACAGGCCTGGAGaaattctctttccttccagaaaattaagaaaatacaggaaGTTTGCAGAGGTGCTATAAATATGCTTGGCTATCAGCTGGTGGATTCggaaaaagagcagaaagatcTGTCACTGGATTTAGTGCTGCCAAGAAGACAGAATCAGTTCAGTTGGTCGTCATTTAATCCAGGGCACTGA